The Candidatus Cloacimonadota bacterium sequence AGTGTTTGTTTTTCTGTGAAAATATTATGAAGAGTGAAAAGCGATTTGATGCCCTTTGCCTTTGCTGCTGCCGGAATAAGAGCGGTCATCCAATCGTTGCAATGAACAACATCCGGTTGCAAAAAATCCAGCAGGTTATTTATCACGAATCTCTGCAGGGCGAATGATTTTGCTACAGGTCTGTGAACCGAGTCTTCATCATAAGGGTTTTGAATGTAAGAAAAGGCACTATCGTTTACAAGATGGATTCCCTTGCGACTCAAGATCACTATTAATTTTTCGATTTCAGTATTTGTAAGTTTGCTAACTCTTTTAATTTTCTTGTCGTATTTTGGCAGAACAATGTGAATTTCATATTTACCACTTTTTTCCACATAACTCACCAAACCTGCGGAAATATCACCAAGTCCGCCACCTTTTGCAGTTATCAAATTAGCAGCATTACCCATTCCTTCAGGGAGTTCGGTTATTTCCGGAGTGATAATAAGTATGATCGGTTTTTTTCTTTTGGGAGTAATCGCCCGAAATTCTTCGGATATTTCTCGTCCATATTCGAGATTCGTATTATTTTCCATAACTATCCTCCGATTCTATAATATTTTGCAAAAGCTTCTTCACTTTATAATTTGATTTTTTATGAGCCTGAAAAATCCCTTTGAAAAAGGTGAAGATTTCATTGATATTTTTGGATGAATCAACCTGAACATCCGATTTTAGAAAATTAATAAAAAGCAGGGGATAGATCAGTTCCTCGAATCTCTCCGCATTATACCACTCTACATCGTCGTAAATATTCACTAAAAGGTATTTTCTCACTTTCCTGTCTTCAAAGAATTGCTTTACGGTCTTAGTATTTTCTGCCTTATGCACTGTTTTGAACAGAGTCGAATATTTGCACCCGATTTTCAATTTATTCATAAAATCGTTTTTATTTATTTCAGGAAAAATTTTGAAAATATTCTCCCTTATCTCATTCCCGAATAAAAGTTCATCCAACAGAAAATCAATATCTCCAGCCGGATTTGCCATTTCACGAATTCGCTCCAGAAGTAACCAATAAAATATGGAAATAACGCCTAACTTACTTTGGGATAGATAATTTCCAAACTCAAAATTGTTATGAAGTTTATACAATTTTGTTATATCGGAAATAATTTTCTGTTTCGTTTTTGAAATATTTTTATCGAGTTTAAGATAATCCGCGAGATTCATTAAAAATTCTTCAATGCGAAAACCGTATTCTTCAAATTTCGGTTCAGTGGTTTTTTGCTGATTGTCTCTAAAATGCTCTACCAAATATTTCATAGATATCGGCTTGATCAGTTGAGCAAATTTTTCCAAGAGTGGAAGCAGTTTGATCCGCTTCTGTTCCACTTCGATACTTTCCACCCCCTTGCCCTTAAGGTGTTTATAAACTTCGCCATAAAAAGTATTTTGTCTTTCTTCAACAGTTTTCATTTTCATAAAAACAAAATATTTGTAGGCATTTAATTTTATTTCCAAACCATCCGAATGAAGTGTATCACATCTGAAAATATACTCCAGACCATCCGGCATATTTTTCAAGATTAGAAAATGTTTTTCTGAGTTTGGTAAATTCAGCAGATCTGCGAGACCAAATTCCTGCCATACTGTTTTTCCATTTTTTCTGTGAGGATAACTGGCATTTTTGATAAATCCTTCGGTTTCTTCGTATTTATTGTTGAAGATCACGAGGGCTTTTTCGGTGGTATTGCCATTCAAATATGCAAACACATTGTCGTTTACTTCGCCCTGGAAATTGTAAAAATTCATCAGATAAAATGAATCCACTTCCGCAAACACATTTCGTTTTTTCAGGAGAGGAAAAATTTCTTTTTGATGCCGTTTGACAAGGGAGTAATCTGTATTTTCATCATATTTTGCTTGCTTATATTCCATTCCGTATTTTTCACGATAGCCCTCGATCTGCCCATGAGCAAACATTGGTAGTCCCGGCATGGTGCACATCAGGATGCAAATTCCGAAATATTTATCTCCTTTTCCAAATTGATATATCGCAGTTTCTTCGTCCGGATTGCTCATGAAATTTACAAATCGTTTGAGAATTTGGGGATTGTGTTCCAAGACATTGAATATCGTTTTTTTATATTTTTCGTTCTCCTCATCTTTGAGCATGTTCATAAAAGCACTATTGTAAACCCGATGCATTCCAAGGTTTTGCACAAAATATCCCTCCATCATCCAAAATGCTTCTGCAAGCAAAAGTGTGTTTGGGGCTTCATTTTCTATTCTTTCGACAACTTCTCTCCAGAATTCCATGGGGAAAAACTTGTTGAATTCGGCTCTCGTTAAACCGTATTCCGCTCTCGAAGGAATTGCCCCACCTTTTCCCGGAAGAGGAAACCATAAACGCTGATAATGTTTTTTTGCCAAAGTCATAGCAGCGTCAAAGCGAATAATGTGAAACCGCTTCGCTATCTCGAGAATCTTGTTTATGATGGTTTCTCTTACTTCCTTTTTGAGATAATTTAATTGAGCAGTATCATTCCATGGCAGGTTGGTTCCATCATTGCCATGGTAAATAAAACGCGTTTCACCGTTTTCCAGATTTTTCCATTGGAAAACTACGGCTGCATCAGAATTGTCGTAATAACCGTCTTCAATTTTGAGCTCAAACTTATTTCCTGCTAATAGATTTTCACCTGTAAATTTATAGACTGGGAAGGGAGAATTTTTTGCTTGAATATACCATTCAGGATGATGCAGAACCCATTCCGCATCCATTCCCGTGTGGTTCGGAACCATATCTGAGGCGAGAACTATGTTATGCCTTAATGCTTTTTCTTGTAAGTTTTCATACGCTTCCCACCCGCCAAGATTCTCGGCAAT is a genomic window containing:
- a CDS encoding alpha-amylase family glycosyl hydrolase, which produces MNKEAKSSFPINQIAVKEHGINSALINFKGEIEFPSYDAIKRFIHNINEKKGDENRSKKFVSAGDLYGISVISRINRKIIEIFEQQNQIDLFSEAYKVLADRLDNEDVKHLSEIFINKYLPSDPKISKQKFTNAEILKKLFEIWFINSNPAFRRYDFLFSEKGIFAKTIYKDVINFLNDHFKDLPNFGDSQISLLEFIKLPSKLNPDSIHSQLIFIKENWAKYLTDDSFILLGIDFLEEQNKFRSQGPGPTNIYTFDQDYDEDEGRERFTEDKNWMPKVVLLTKSTYVWLDQLSKKFKRNISRLDEIPEEIFIELSQSGFNALWLIGIWERSEISKIIKRRCGQDDAMGSAYSIKKYDIAENLGGWEAYENLQEKALRHNIVLASDMVPNHTGMDAEWVLHHPEWYIQAKNSPFPVYKFTGENLLAGNKFELKIEDGYYDNSDAAVVFQWKNLENGETRFIYHGNDGTNLPWNDTAQLNYLKKEVRETIINKILEIAKRFHIIRFDAAMTLAKKHYQRLWFPLPGKGGAIPSRAEYGLTRAEFNKFFPMEFWREVVERIENEAPNTLLLAEAFWMMEGYFVQNLGMHRVYNSAFMNMLKDEENEKYKKTIFNVLEHNPQILKRFVNFMSNPDEETAIYQFGKGDKYFGICILMCTMPGLPMFAHGQIEGYREKYGMEYKQAKYDENTDYSLVKRHQKEIFPLLKKRNVFAEVDSFYLMNFYNFQGEVNDNVFAYLNGNTTEKALVIFNNKYEETEGFIKNASYPHRKNGKTVWQEFGLADLLNLPNSEKHFLILKNMPDGLEYIFRCDTLHSDGLEIKLNAYKYFVFMKMKTVEERQNTFYGEVYKHLKGKGVESIEVEQKRIKLLPLLEKFAQLIKPISMKYLVEHFRDNQQKTTEPKFEEYGFRIEEFLMNLADYLKLDKNISKTKQKIISDITKLYKLHNNFEFGNYLSQSKLGVISIFYWLLLERIREMANPAGDIDFLLDELLFGNEIRENIFKIFPEINKNDFMNKLKIGCKYSTLFKTVHKAENTKTVKQFFEDRKVRKYLLVNIYDDVEWYNAERFEELIYPLLFINFLKSDVQVDSSKNINEIFTFFKGIFQAHKKSNYKVKKLLQNIIESEDSYGK